The proteins below are encoded in one region of Geobacter sp.:
- a CDS encoding competence/damage-inducible protein A has translation MKIALLSIGDELLCGETVDTNAAQIAARLYDCGLEVNRQMTVGDQLTAIADALATLANDHDTIIATGGLGPTSDDVTAEAAAAATGDSLVRNETAHAHLVAFFRSRGRELFPQNEKQAFLPSRATVIPNPTGTACGFRTLLGSCHLYVLPGVPSEMRPMVEESVIPAVRERAGIPMLLRTRVLTVFGISEAQVGQLLSDLALDGIRIAYCVQFPLIQVRLRLTASPESGAAALDTAAEMVRSRLRDAIVAEDHDTMETVVARLLDERGLTVAVAESCSGGLLAKHLTDISGSSSYMRAGVVAYANDAKNRLLGVPAELIERHGAVSEEVAAAMAEGVRRTVASDLALAVTGIAGPTGGTDDKPVGTVFLSLCDHNGCRVRELHLSGSREQVRIATTYHALNWLRRHLLASDADDRGRSRP, from the coding sequence GTGAAGATCGCCCTGCTCTCCATAGGAGATGAACTCCTCTGCGGCGAGACCGTGGACACCAATGCGGCGCAGATCGCCGCCAGGCTCTACGATTGCGGCCTGGAGGTCAATCGCCAGATGACCGTCGGCGACCAGCTGACTGCGATTGCCGACGCCCTGGCCACACTGGCGAACGACCACGACACCATCATCGCCACCGGCGGTCTCGGTCCGACCAGCGACGACGTGACTGCCGAAGCAGCGGCAGCAGCCACGGGAGACAGCCTGGTGCGCAACGAAACCGCTCACGCGCATCTCGTCGCCTTTTTCCGCTCCCGCGGCAGGGAACTCTTTCCCCAGAACGAAAAGCAGGCATTTCTCCCCTCGCGGGCAACCGTCATCCCCAACCCCACCGGCACGGCCTGCGGCTTCCGGACCCTCCTCGGCAGCTGCCATCTCTATGTTCTCCCCGGCGTGCCGTCCGAGATGCGCCCCATGGTGGAGGAAAGCGTGATCCCGGCCGTGCGGGAACGGGCCGGAATCCCCATGCTCCTGCGCACCAGGGTCCTGACGGTGTTCGGCATCTCCGAGGCCCAGGTCGGGCAGCTCCTGAGCGATCTCGCCCTGGACGGGATCAGGATCGCCTACTGCGTCCAGTTCCCGCTGATACAGGTCAGGCTGCGCCTTACTGCCAGCCCGGAATCCGGGGCAGCCGCGCTGGATACGGCAGCGGAAATGGTACGCAGCCGACTGAGAGACGCCATCGTTGCCGAAGACCACGACACCATGGAAACCGTCGTGGCGCGGCTCCTGGACGAGCGCGGGCTGACCGTCGCCGTTGCGGAATCGTGCAGCGGCGGGCTCCTGGCAAAACATCTCACCGACATCTCCGGCAGCTCTTCCTACATGCGGGCCGGCGTGGTCGCCTATGCCAACGACGCCAAGAACCGACTGCTCGGGGTTCCCGCCGAGCTGATCGAACGGCACGGCGCCGTCAGCGAAGAAGTCGCCGCGGCCATGGCCGAGGGGGTCCGCCGCACCGTTGCCAGCGACCTGGCGCTCGCGGTCACCGGCATTGCCGGCCCCACAGGGGGGACCGACGACAAGCCGGTGGGAACGGTATTCCTCTCCCTCTGCGATCATAACGGCTGCCGGGTCAGGGAACTCCATCTCTCCGGGAGCCGGGAACAGGTCCGGATTGCCACGACCTACCATGCCCTCAACTGGCTCCGCCGCCACCTGTTGGCCAGCGATGCAGATGACCGGGGGAGGAGCCGACCATGA
- a CDS encoding PAS domain S-box protein, whose translation MTPAQMDRLVQGMTWGMGILLGLLAAALLGVTELPGLLLWPGLALVGTFFSVQQRLARKSRLLLEKEETAALKRLVEMKREVDKTARRYKSLLEGAGNAIFVFNAETGGLQEVNRKGTELFGYTKEEMLSLTGKDLTPAPDRRRFSDLVRRVKRRGRGRAESLSFRRKDGEDFLGEVEARLIDLDDEKLVHVTLRDITFKQRAEREIKQRNRELSILNAIIGRANESLQLETVLAAILTETMEVFTAEAGVIHLQQHDGTGMTLATQSNLRETLTCRLERLACSSDERYCCHSLAVPHPRTCPVVVNATEDGWRTLAGVPLFAKQKVIGVLHILHTADRTYTPEEIRFFATIGHQIGIVIEHARIFAELTWKTDELLRSYSLLEKSSHQLALSQKRLKMNLALVERANKELERLDRMKNHFLGVISHEFRTPLTSIMGGTDFLLASRTPRSEEERRLLSIIHEGGARLNDIVSNLLKVARLEAKSLTLSKATLRLDELLETLRSHFLPLLGEREQKLAFRDLEQIPSFAADREYLEEVFSQLLENAIKFSRDGGQILIAARLIDQIELAGKQEILAQFSAGFFDRMGTTRFIEVEIRDSGIGINTDEHLNIFDKFYGVGDIRHHSSGRGKFQGKGPGLGLTIVKGMVEAHGGMVWVESPCQDLDENPGSSFFVLLPTEEAEQQPAFPFMQGESGTEQEGPAPPQLVP comes from the coding sequence ATGACCCCTGCCCAGATGGACAGACTCGTTCAGGGCATGACCTGGGGGATGGGGATTCTGCTGGGGCTTCTGGCAGCCGCACTCCTCGGCGTGACGGAGCTGCCCGGACTGCTTCTCTGGCCCGGTCTGGCGCTTGTCGGGACGTTTTTCTCCGTGCAGCAGCGACTGGCCCGGAAGAGCCGTCTCCTGCTCGAAAAAGAAGAGACCGCGGCACTCAAGCGGCTGGTCGAGATGAAGCGCGAGGTCGACAAGACGGCGCGGCGCTACAAAAGCCTGCTGGAAGGGGCGGGTAATGCCATCTTCGTCTTCAATGCCGAAACGGGCGGCCTCCAGGAGGTAAACCGCAAGGGTACCGAGCTGTTCGGCTACACCAAGGAAGAGATGCTCTCGCTGACCGGCAAGGACCTCACCCCTGCCCCGGACCGGCGGCGCTTCAGCGACCTTGTCCGCCGGGTCAAGCGGCGCGGTCGCGGCCGGGCGGAATCGCTCTCCTTCCGCCGCAAGGACGGCGAGGATTTTCTGGGCGAGGTTGAGGCGAGGCTCATCGACCTGGACGACGAAAAGCTGGTCCACGTCACCCTGCGCGACATCACCTTCAAGCAGAGGGCGGAACGGGAGATCAAGCAGCGCAACCGGGAGCTCTCCATCCTGAACGCCATCATCGGCCGCGCCAACGAGAGCCTGCAGCTGGAAACGGTGCTGGCAGCCATCCTCACCGAAACCATGGAGGTCTTCACTGCCGAGGCAGGGGTCATCCACCTCCAGCAGCACGACGGCACCGGCATGACCCTGGCCACCCAGAGCAATCTCCGGGAGACCCTCACCTGCCGGCTGGAACGGCTCGCCTGCTCATCGGACGAACGCTACTGCTGCCACTCGCTCGCGGTGCCGCACCCCCGCACCTGCCCGGTTGTCGTGAATGCCACCGAGGACGGCTGGCGCACCCTGGCCGGGGTGCCGCTCTTTGCCAAGCAGAAGGTGATCGGCGTTCTCCACATCCTCCACACGGCAGACCGCACCTATACCCCGGAAGAGATCCGCTTCTTCGCCACCATCGGCCACCAGATCGGCATCGTCATCGAGCATGCCCGGATCTTTGCCGAGCTCACCTGGAAGACCGACGAGCTGCTCCGCTCCTACAGCCTTCTGGAAAAGAGCAGCCACCAGCTGGCCCTCTCCCAGAAGCGCCTCAAGATGAACCTGGCGCTGGTCGAACGGGCGAACAAGGAACTGGAGCGACTGGACCGGATGAAGAACCACTTCCTCGGCGTGATCTCCCACGAATTCCGCACCCCCCTCACCAGCATCATGGGGGGGACCGACTTCCTGCTCGCCTCCCGCACCCCCCGATCCGAGGAGGAACGCCGTCTTCTCTCCATCATCCACGAGGGGGGGGCTCGGCTCAACGATATCGTCTCCAACCTGCTGAAGGTGGCGCGCCTGGAGGCGAAATCGCTCACCCTGAGCAAGGCGACGCTCCGGCTCGACGAGCTCCTGGAAACGCTCCGCAGCCACTTTCTCCCGCTCTTGGGCGAACGGGAGCAGAAGCTGGCATTCAGGGACCTGGAGCAGATCCCCAGCTTTGCCGCCGACAGGGAATACCTGGAAGAGGTGTTCAGCCAGCTCCTGGAGAACGCCATCAAGTTCTCCAGGGACGGCGGCCAGATCCTGATAGCGGCACGGCTGATCGACCAGATCGAGCTTGCCGGGAAGCAAGAAATCCTGGCCCAGTTCAGTGCCGGCTTTTTCGACCGGATGGGCACGACCCGTTTCATCGAGGTGGAGATCAGGGACAGCGGCATCGGCATCAACACCGATGAGCACCTGAACATCTTCGACAAATTTTACGGCGTGGGGGATATCCGCCATCACTCCAGCGGCCGCGGCAAGTTCCAGGGAAAAGGTCCCGGCCTCGGGCTGACCATCGTCAAGGGGATGGTGGAGGCCCATGGTGGCATGGTATGGGTAGAGAGCCCCTGCCAGGACCTTGACGAGAATCCCGGCAGCTCGTTTTTCGTGCTGCTCCCCACGGAAGAGGCGGAACAGCAGCCGGCCTTCCCCTTCATGCAGGGGGAAAGCGGTACGGAGCAGGAGGGTCCCGCCCCCCCGCAGCTCGTGCCCTGA
- the recA gene encoding recombinase RecA, producing MSDREKAIDLALSQIEKQFGKGAIMRLGNDEPLPDIAAISTGSLSLDLALGVGGVPRGRVVEVFGPESSGKTTLALHIVAEAQKLGGIAAFIDAEHALDIGYARKLGVKTDDLLVSQPDTGEQALEISEMLVRSGAIDVLVIDSVAALVPKAEIEGDMGDSHMGLQARLMSQALRKLTAIISKSNCCVIFINQIRMKIGVMFGNPETTTGGNALKFYASVRMDIRKIASLKQGNDVIGSRTRVKVVKNKVAPPFKEVEFDILYGEGISKEGDLLDLAVDRGLIEKSGAWFSHGKDRIGQGRENSRIYLKEHPELVAQIETDLRSQIGL from the coding sequence ATGAGCGACCGTGAAAAAGCGATAGACCTGGCGCTTAGCCAGATAGAAAAACAGTTCGGCAAGGGCGCCATCATGCGCCTGGGCAATGACGAGCCTCTGCCCGACATTGCCGCCATATCCACCGGCTCCCTGTCGCTGGACCTGGCCCTCGGCGTCGGCGGCGTTCCCCGCGGCCGCGTGGTCGAGGTCTTCGGCCCGGAGTCGTCGGGCAAGACCACCCTCGCCCTCCATATCGTTGCCGAGGCACAGAAACTGGGCGGCATCGCCGCATTCATCGATGCCGAGCACGCCCTGGACATCGGCTATGCCCGCAAGCTCGGCGTCAAGACCGACGACCTGCTGGTATCCCAGCCCGATACCGGCGAGCAGGCCCTGGAAATCTCGGAGATGCTGGTCAGAAGCGGCGCCATCGACGTGCTGGTCATCGATTCGGTGGCGGCCCTGGTCCCCAAGGCGGAGATCGAGGGAGACATGGGCGACTCGCACATGGGTCTCCAGGCCCGGCTCATGTCCCAGGCCCTCCGGAAGCTGACCGCCATCATCTCCAAATCCAACTGCTGCGTCATCTTCATCAACCAGATCCGGATGAAGATCGGCGTCATGTTCGGCAACCCCGAAACCACCACCGGCGGCAACGCACTCAAGTTCTACGCCTCGGTCAGGATGGACATCCGCAAGATCGCCAGCCTCAAGCAGGGCAACGATGTCATCGGCTCGCGGACCAGGGTCAAGGTGGTGAAGAACAAGGTGGCCCCCCCCTTCAAGGAGGTCGAATTCGACATCCTCTACGGCGAGGGGATCTCCAAGGAAGGGGATCTGCTCGACCTGGCCGTGGATCGCGGGCTGATCGAAAAGAGCGGCGCCTGGTTCTCCCATGGCAAGGACCGGATCGGTCAGGGGCGCGAGAATTCCCGCATCTACCTGAAGGAACACCCGGAACTCGTGGCCCAGATCGAAACCGACCTGCGGAGCCAGATCGGCCTGTAG
- a CDS encoding PilT/PilU family type 4a pilus ATPase — MELNDILSIAVKARGSDIHLKSGQFPIVRIDGKLHPIPNTTRLTPDMISTLAMGIMNERQKKQFTEHYEADLAYGVPGLGRFRVSAYSQRGSVAMVFRTIPFTIPSLEALNLPPVLKKIAAEERGLILVTGTTGSGKSSTLAAMIDYINDNRTANIITIEDPVEFLHRDRKSIISQREVGFDTASFGTALKSALRQDPDVILVGEMRDLETIETAMAAAETGHLVMSTLHTLDATETINRIISVFPPYHQRQVRTQLSSVIKGVISQRLVPRADGKGRVPAVEVMIGTARIRECIDDELKTKQIPEAIAQGVISYGMQSFDQSLMKLFSGKLITYEEAVRQSSNPDDFALKVSGISSTSNATWDQFAKEQDHHDEPVAEEEPLKIEKY; from the coding sequence ATGGAATTGAACGACATTCTTAGCATAGCGGTCAAGGCGCGGGGTTCCGACATCCACCTGAAGAGCGGCCAGTTCCCCATTGTCCGGATTGACGGCAAGCTGCATCCGATCCCCAACACTACGCGCCTTACCCCCGACATGATCTCGACCCTCGCCATGGGGATCATGAACGAACGGCAGAAGAAGCAGTTCACCGAGCACTACGAGGCCGACCTGGCCTACGGGGTGCCCGGCCTCGGCCGCTTCCGGGTCAGCGCCTATTCCCAGCGGGGATCGGTGGCCATGGTTTTCAGGACCATCCCCTTCACCATCCCCTCCCTGGAGGCGCTCAACCTCCCGCCGGTGCTCAAGAAGATCGCCGCGGAAGAGCGCGGCCTGATCCTGGTGACCGGGACCACCGGCAGCGGCAAGTCGTCGACCCTGGCAGCCATGATCGACTACATCAACGACAACAGGACCGCGAACATCATCACCATCGAGGACCCGGTGGAGTTCCTGCACCGCGACCGCAAGAGCATCATCAGCCAGCGCGAGGTCGGGTTCGACACCGCCTCCTTCGGCACGGCCCTGAAAAGCGCCCTGCGCCAGGACCCCGACGTCATCCTGGTGGGAGAGATGCGCGACCTGGAGACCATCGAGACCGCCATGGCCGCCGCAGAGACCGGGCACCTGGTCATGTCCACCCTGCACACCCTGGACGCCACCGAGACCATCAACCGGATCATCTCGGTCTTTCCCCCCTACCATCAGCGTCAGGTCAGGACACAGCTCTCCTCGGTCATCAAGGGGGTCATCTCCCAGCGCCTGGTCCCCCGTGCTGACGGCAAGGGAAGGGTCCCGGCGGTGGAGGTCATGATCGGCACGGCGCGCATCCGCGAATGCATCGACGACGAACTGAAGACCAAGCAGATCCCCGAGGCCATTGCCCAGGGGGTCATCTCCTATGGCATGCAGTCTTTCGACCAGTCGCTGATGAAGCTCTTCTCCGGCAAGCTCATCACGTACGAGGAGGCGGTCCGCCAGTCCTCCAACCCCGACGACTTCGCGCTCAAGGTCTCCGGCATCTCCTCCACCTCAAACGCCACCTGGGACCAGTTCGCCAAGGAACAGGATCATCACGACGAACCTGTCGCCGAAGAGGAACCGCTGAAGATCGAGAAGTATTGA
- a CDS encoding regulatory protein RecX, whose translation MPRGDAPPARQNRQTGPSHEERDPAAAARDCAYRLLARRDHSAAELRRKLLQRGFQDEIVQALLDRLTESGFLNDRRFAERWVEAALTSGRSFGPRLRMELQRRGIASELAAEVSARATTEIDEHAALRELVARKMPAFDPLTASDRERRRIFGYLQRRGFSTAAIISLLRAGTETG comes from the coding sequence ATGCCGCGCGGGGACGCGCCACCGGCCCGGCAAAACCGGCAAACCGGCCCGTCGCACGAAGAGAGAGACCCTGCCGCTGCTGCACGCGACTGCGCCTACCGGCTTTTGGCCCGCCGCGACCATTCGGCGGCCGAGCTGCGGCGCAAACTGCTCCAGCGCGGCTTTCAGGATGAAATCGTGCAGGCACTCCTCGACCGCCTGACGGAATCGGGCTTCCTGAACGACCGTCGTTTCGCCGAACGATGGGTGGAGGCGGCGCTGACCAGCGGACGGAGTTTCGGCCCCCGGCTCCGGATGGAACTGCAGCGCCGGGGCATCGCCAGCGAGCTGGCTGCCGAGGTGTCTGCCAGGGCAACGACGGAGATCGATGAACATGCGGCGCTTCGCGAGCTGGTAGCGCGCAAGATGCCGGCCTTTGACCCGCTGACCGCATCGGACCGCGAGCGGAGGCGGATCTTCGGCTATCTCCAGCGCCGCGGTTTTTCCACGGCCGCGATCATCTCGCTGCTCCGTGCGGGAACGGAGACCGGCTGA
- the alaS gene encoding alanine--tRNA ligase, whose protein sequence is MTGTELRARFLTFFNERGHTVVASSSLIPHNDPTLLFTNAGMNQFKDCFLGLEKRDYVRACSSQKCVRAGGKHNDLENVGRTARHHTFFEMLGNFSFGDYFKKEAIAFAWEFLTKELKLDKNRLYVTVYTDDDEAADIWHNQEGVPRERIYRFGEKDNFWSMGDTGPCGPCSEIFWDNGPEVGCGSPDCAVGCDCDRYMEIWNNVFMQFDRSSDGTLTPLPKPAVDTGMGLERICTVMQGVKSNYDTDLLQGIIKHIEKLSGKRYRTNDRDDVSMRVIADHARAVTFLICDGVLPSNEGRGYVLRRIMRRAARHAKMLGFADPVLYRAVDAVNSFMGDAFPELLEREEYVKKVIRAEEERFAETLDRGLAILNDEVATLKNRGERVVPGEIVFRLYDTFGFPVDLTADIVAAEGFTLDEPGFEACMERQREQAREHWKGSGEEGIAAIFKTLHHQGMRSRFVGYDEKAAYGTVVAILKAGQLVQEAAAGDEVEVITDTTPFYGESGGQAGDTGSISTGAAHLQVRMSSKPFPDLTVHHAVVQEGVLRRGDAADLKVESCERNATARNHTATHLLQSALRQVLGDHVKQAGSLVTPERLRFDFTHYTAVTADELVRVEELVNGYIMDNTDVMASEMNAADAMSSGATALFGEKYGDRVRVVRVGEVSAELCGGTHVRAAGDIGFFKIVTETGIAAGVRRIEALTGNGALRYVQEIEEGQRRVASLLKSEGSDPLEKLEKMLARQKELQRELETLQGRLNAAQSADLLAGVQEVAGIKLLATKVSVADAKGLRELSDTLKDRIGSGIVVLGAETDGKAHLLVAVTKDLTGRYKAGDLIRQLAPLIGGSGGGKPELAQAGGSQPERLQDALSGAAELLT, encoded by the coding sequence ATGACAGGCACAGAACTCAGAGCACGCTTCCTGACCTTTTTCAACGAGCGGGGCCATACCGTGGTCGCCAGCTCCAGCCTCATCCCCCACAACGACCCGACCCTCCTCTTCACCAATGCCGGCATGAACCAGTTCAAGGACTGCTTCCTCGGCCTGGAAAAGCGTGACTACGTGCGGGCCTGTTCGTCCCAGAAATGCGTCAGGGCCGGCGGCAAGCATAACGACCTGGAAAACGTCGGCCGGACCGCCCGGCACCATACCTTTTTCGAGATGCTCGGCAACTTCTCCTTTGGCGATTATTTCAAGAAAGAGGCCATCGCCTTTGCCTGGGAGTTCCTCACCAAAGAACTGAAGCTCGACAAGAACCGCCTCTACGTCACGGTCTACACCGACGACGACGAAGCTGCCGATATCTGGCACAACCAGGAGGGGGTCCCGCGCGAACGGATCTACCGTTTCGGCGAGAAGGACAATTTCTGGTCCATGGGGGATACCGGCCCCTGCGGACCCTGCAGCGAGATCTTCTGGGACAACGGCCCCGAGGTCGGCTGCGGCAGCCCGGACTGCGCCGTCGGCTGCGACTGCGACCGCTACATGGAGATCTGGAACAACGTCTTCATGCAGTTCGACCGCTCCAGCGACGGCACCCTGACCCCGCTTCCCAAGCCGGCCGTCGATACCGGCATGGGCCTGGAGCGGATCTGCACCGTCATGCAGGGGGTGAAGTCCAACTACGACACCGATCTTTTGCAGGGGATCATCAAGCATATCGAAAAGCTTTCCGGCAAGCGCTACCGCACCAACGACAGGGACGACGTCTCCATGCGGGTCATCGCCGACCATGCCCGGGCGGTCACCTTCCTGATCTGCGACGGCGTCCTCCCCTCCAATGAGGGAAGGGGCTACGTACTGCGCCGGATCATGCGCCGGGCCGCACGACACGCCAAGATGCTCGGCTTTGCCGATCCGGTCCTCTACCGCGCCGTCGATGCGGTGAACAGCTTCATGGGCGATGCCTTCCCCGAACTGCTGGAGCGCGAAGAGTACGTCAAGAAGGTGATCCGGGCCGAGGAGGAGCGCTTTGCCGAGACCCTCGACCGGGGCCTGGCCATCCTCAACGACGAGGTGGCAACCCTCAAGAACCGGGGAGAGCGGGTGGTGCCCGGCGAGATCGTGTTCCGCCTCTACGACACCTTCGGCTTCCCGGTCGATCTCACCGCCGACATCGTGGCCGCCGAAGGGTTCACCCTGGACGAGCCGGGTTTCGAGGCGTGCATGGAGCGGCAGCGGGAGCAGGCCAGGGAGCACTGGAAAGGCTCCGGCGAAGAGGGGATTGCCGCCATCTTCAAGACCCTCCACCACCAGGGGATGCGCAGCCGTTTCGTGGGGTACGACGAAAAAGCGGCCTACGGCACGGTCGTTGCCATCCTCAAGGCGGGCCAGCTGGTGCAGGAAGCCGCGGCAGGCGACGAGGTGGAGGTCATCACCGACACCACCCCGTTCTATGGCGAGTCCGGCGGCCAGGCCGGCGATACCGGTTCCATTTCCACCGGAGCGGCCCACCTGCAGGTGCGGATGTCCAGCAAGCCCTTCCCCGACCTGACCGTGCACCATGCCGTGGTGCAGGAAGGGGTGCTGCGCCGGGGGGATGCCGCCGACCTGAAGGTGGAGTCCTGCGAGCGAAACGCCACTGCCCGCAACCACACGGCGACCCACCTGCTGCAGTCGGCACTCCGCCAGGTGCTCGGTGATCACGTCAAGCAGGCCGGCTCACTGGTGACCCCGGAGCGGCTCCGCTTCGACTTCACCCACTACACCGCGGTGACCGCCGATGAACTGGTCCGGGTCGAGGAGCTGGTCAACGGCTATATCATGGACAACACCGATGTCATGGCCAGCGAGATGAATGCGGCCGATGCCATGAGCAGCGGCGCCACGGCCCTGTTCGGCGAGAAATACGGCGACCGGGTGCGGGTCGTCCGCGTCGGCGAGGTGAGCGCCGAACTCTGCGGCGGCACCCACGTCAGGGCAGCCGGGGATATCGGCTTCTTCAAGATCGTCACCGAAACCGGGATCGCCGCCGGGGTCCGCCGGATCGAGGCGCTCACCGGCAACGGCGCGCTCCGCTACGTCCAGGAGATCGAGGAGGGGCAGCGTCGCGTCGCCTCCCTGCTCAAGTCCGAGGGGAGCGACCCCCTGGAGAAGCTGGAAAAGATGCTGGCCCGCCAGAAAGAGCTGCAGCGCGAGCTCGAAACCCTGCAGGGGAGGCTCAATGCCGCCCAGTCGGCCGATCTGCTGGCAGGCGTGCAGGAGGTTGCCGGCATCAAGCTCCTTGCCACCAAGGTCTCCGTGGCCGACGCCAAGGGGCTGCGGGAACTCTCCGATACCCTGAAGGACCGCATCGGTTCGGGGATCGTCGTCCTGGGTGCCGAAACCGACGGCAAGGCCCATCTCCTGGTGGCGGTCACCAAGGACCTGACCGGCCGCTACAAGGCCGGCGACCTCATCCGCCAGCTCGCCCCCCTCATCGGCGGCAGTGGCGGCGGCAAACCCGAACTGGCCCAGGCCGGCGGCAGCCAGCCCGAACGGCTGCAAGACGCCCTCTCCGGGGCAGCCGAACTTCTGACCTGA
- a CDS encoding response regulator — protein MTPTSALLGGNDQQTKTILIVDDEAIIRDLCSKALKGYRVFEAGDGDEALGLFEKGGIDVILTDVMMPRMNGIDLLKKAKEIDPTLVVIIMTGFAEKEIILNALKADADDFIAKPLNLLQLKTAVDKALVKKELKEELASLRSLDRLKTNFLSLISHKFRTPITAISLFLQNMANGLYDTSDPSFEQSIRMVYNESCYLERLVAELLTFSKVMANDEGLRLELCDLSALIMQALAESREVVGKSGIQTDLNLDSLPPTTVDREKIAFAICQVLENAYKFIGDTGTVSVSLKEQQGQAVIQVLDNGIGISRENLPKIFEKFYQIDPAQTGQVRGFGLGLYYAREFIRLHGGTISIDSEPGLGTRVVITIPLATA, from the coding sequence ATGACTCCGACCAGCGCCCTGCTTGGTGGCAACGACCAGCAGACCAAGACCATCCTCATCGTCGATGACGAGGCGATCATCCGCGACCTCTGCAGCAAGGCGCTCAAGGGCTACCGGGTTTTCGAGGCGGGGGACGGCGACGAAGCCCTGGGGCTCTTCGAAAAGGGGGGGATCGATGTCATCCTCACCGACGTGATGATGCCCAGGATGAACGGCATCGACCTCCTGAAAAAGGCCAAGGAGATCGATCCGACCCTGGTCGTGATCATCATGACCGGCTTTGCCGAAAAAGAGATCATCCTCAACGCCCTCAAGGCCGATGCTGACGACTTCATCGCCAAGCCCTTGAATCTCTTGCAGCTCAAGACTGCCGTCGACAAGGCGCTGGTGAAAAAGGAGCTCAAGGAAGAGCTGGCCAGCCTCAGGAGCCTGGATCGGCTCAAGACGAACTTCCTGTCGCTCATCTCCCATAAATTCCGGACCCCCATCACCGCCATCTCCCTCTTCCTGCAGAACATGGCAAACGGGCTCTACGATACCAGCGATCCCTCATTCGAGCAGAGCATCCGGATGGTCTACAACGAGTCCTGCTACCTGGAACGGCTCGTTGCGGAACTCCTCACCTTCAGCAAGGTCATGGCGAACGACGAAGGGCTCAGGTTGGAGCTGTGCGACCTCTCCGCCCTGATCATGCAGGCGCTGGCCGAATCCCGCGAAGTAGTCGGCAAATCCGGCATCCAGACCGATCTCAACCTCGACTCGCTGCCGCCAACCACTGTCGACCGTGAGAAGATCGCCTTTGCCATCTGCCAGGTACTGGAAAACGCCTACAAATTCATCGGCGACACCGGCACGGTCAGCGTCAGCCTCAAGGAGCAGCAGGGGCAGGCGGTCATCCAGGTTCTCGACAACGGCATCGGCATCTCCAGGGAGAACCTCCCCAAGATCTTCGAAAAATTCTACCAGATCGATCCTGCCCAGACGGGCCAGGTCCGTGGATTCGGCCTCGGGCTCTACTATGCCCGGGAATTCATCCGACTGCACGGCGGGACCATCAGTATCGACAGCGAACCGGGGCTGGGGACGCGGGTGGTTATCACCATCCCCCTTGCCACGGCCTGA
- the argB gene encoding acetylglutamate kinase, whose translation MQHLIEKASTLMEALPYIRRFSGKTVVIKYGGHAMADEALKESFALDVILLKSLGINAVIVHGGGPQINETLKRYGIVSEFVRGMRVTDAQTMAVVEMVLVGQVNKEVVGYLNQHGGRAVGLSGKDGTLLLCEKMLQEVKGEDGTTEMVDIGYVGNVVKVNQELIQTLEHGKFIPVIAPVGVGAAGESYNINADLVAGRVAGALKAEKLILLTDVEGVKDNRGSLLSSIELDDVPNLIDSGVITGGMIPKVSCCVDALNEGVKKAHIIDGRVLHAVLLEIFTDVGVGTEIRK comes from the coding sequence ATGCAGCACCTCATCGAGAAGGCCTCCACCCTCATGGAGGCACTCCCCTATATCCGGCGTTTTTCCGGCAAGACCGTGGTCATCAAGTACGGCGGCCATGCCATGGCCGACGAAGCGCTCAAGGAATCCTTCGCCCTCGACGTCATACTGCTTAAATCCCTGGGGATCAACGCGGTCATCGTCCATGGCGGCGGGCCGCAGATCAACGAAACCCTGAAGCGGTACGGCATCGTCTCCGAATTCGTGCGCGGCATGCGCGTCACCGACGCCCAGACCATGGCCGTGGTGGAAATGGTGCTGGTCGGCCAGGTGAACAAGGAGGTCGTCGGCTACCTGAACCAGCACGGTGGCCGCGCCGTGGGGCTTTCCGGCAAGGACGGCACCCTGCTCCTCTGCGAAAAGATGCTCCAGGAGGTGAAGGGGGAAGACGGCACGACCGAGATGGTCGACATCGGCTACGTCGGCAACGTGGTAAAGGTCAACCAGGAACTGATCCAGACCCTGGAGCACGGGAAGTTCATCCCGGTGATCGCTCCGGTCGGGGTCGGTGCGGCTGGCGAGAGCTACAACATCAATGCCGACCTTGTGGCGGGCCGGGTGGCCGGGGCGCTGAAGGCGGAAAAACTGATCCTGCTCACCGACGTGGAAGGGGTGAAGGACAACCGGGGGAGCCTGCTCTCCAGCATCGAGCTGGACGACGTGCCGAACCTCATTGACAGCGGTGTCATCACCGGCGGCATGATCCCCAAGGTCAGCTGCTGCGTCGACGCGCTGAACGAGGGGGTCAAGAAGGCCCACATCATCGATGGCCGGGTATTGCATGCAGTGCTGCTGGAGATATTCACCGATGTCGGCGTCGGTACGGAGATACGGAAATGA